One Glycine max cultivar Williams 82 chromosome 6, Glycine_max_v4.0, whole genome shotgun sequence DNA segment encodes these proteins:
- the LOC100526867 gene encoding SAUR-like auxin-responsive family protein — translation MGILSDHHHNQKHHHRRHHQHHHHMSFHLHIPHLHFHHHHQHEKKEDLKDIPKGCLAILVGQGEEQQRFVVPVMYMNHPLFMQLLKEAEEEYGFDQKGPITIPCHVEHFRTVQGLIDRDKSLHHGQHHHHAWCFKV, via the coding sequence ATGGGGATCCTTAGCGATCATCATCATAATCAGAAGCATCATCACCGCCGCCACCACCAGCATCATCATCACATGAGTTTTCATTTGCACATTCCTCACCTTCActttcaccaccaccaccaacatgAGAAGAAGGAGGATCTGAAGGACATTCCAAAAGGGTGTTTGGCGATCTTGGTAGGGCAAGGAGAGGAGCAACAGAGGTTTGTGGTCCCTGTGATGTACATGAACCACCCATTGTTCATGCAGTTGCTCAAAGAAGCTGAAGAGGAGTATGGCTTCGATCAGAAAGGCCCCATAACCATTCCTTGCCACGTGGAGCACTTTCGCACCGTCCAAGGCTTGATTGATAGGGACAAATCTCTCCACCATGGTCAACACCACCACCATGCTTGGTGCTTCAAAGTTTGA
- the LOC100794478 gene encoding CDPK-related kinase 6: MGHCCSKNIAVNNETLPSDHAPKPPHYAAATVAVASPPPSGSSISAATPGRNTPAQSFSMSPFPSPLPAGVAPSPAKTPGRKFRWPLPPPSPAKPIMAALLRRQGKAKPKEGPIPEEQGEGGGGGEGERSLDKSFGYGKNFGAKFELGKEVGRGHFGHTCWAKGKKGDLKGQSVAVKIISKAKMTSAIAIEDVRREVKMLKALSGHKNLVKFYDAFEDVNNVYIVMELCEGGELLDRILDRGGRYPEDDAKAILVQILDVVAFCHLQGVVHRDLKPENFLFVSKEEDAVMKVIDFGLSDFVRPDQRLNDIVGSAYYVAPEVLHRSYSVEGDLWSIGVISYILLCGSRPFWARTESGIFRSVLRANPNFDDSPWPSISPEAKDFVKRLLNKDHRKRMTAAQALAHPWLRNEKNAIPLDILIYKLVKSYVRASPLRRAALKSLAKALNEDELIYLRAQFNLLEPKDGCISLENFRVALMKNTTDAMKESRVPEILNLMEPLSYKKLDFKEFCAAAISVYQLEVHQEWDRIATTAFEYFEETGNRVISVEELAQEMNLGPSAYSSMGDWIRKSDGKLSLVGYTKFLHGVTMRSSNTRHRQLV, encoded by the exons ATGGGGCATTGCTGCAGCAAAAACATCGCCGTCAACAACGAGACGCTGCCCTCCGATCACGCCCCCAAGCCGCCGCATTACGCGGCGGCGACGGTGGCAGTGGCGTCTCCGCCACCGTCGGGGAGCTCGATCTCCGCCGCGACTCCAGGGAGGAACACGCCAGCGCAATCGTTTTCGATGAGCCCGTTCCCGAGCCCCCTCCCGGCGGGCGTGGCGCCGTCGCCGGCGAAGACGCCGGGGAGGAAGTTCCGATGGCCGCTGCCGCCGCCCTCGCCGGCGAAGCCGATCATGGCGGCGCTGCTGCGGCGGCAGGGGAAGGCGAAGCCGAAGGAGGGGCCCATACCGGAGGAGCAAGGGGAGGGTGGCGGCGGCGGCGAGGGTGAGAGGTCGCTCGATAAGAGCTTCGGTTATGGGAAGAATTTTGGGGCCAAGTTCGAGTTGGGGAAGGAAGTGGGTCGAGGGCATTTTGGTCACACGTGTTGGGCCAAGGGGAAGAAGGGTGACCTCAAGGGACAATCTGTTGCTGTTAAAATCATATCCAAAGCTAAG ATGACTTCAGCAATTGCAATCGAAGATGTACGGAGGGAGGTCAAAATGTTGAAGGCTTTATCTGGACATAAGAATTTGGTCAAGTTTTATGATGCATTTGAGGATGTCAACAACGTTTACATTGTTATGGA GTTGTGTGAGGGTGGAGAATTACTTGACAGAATTCTTGATAG aggtGGAAGATATCCAGAGGATGATGCTAAAGCTATTCTTGTACAAATTCTAGATGTAGTTGCGTTTTGTCATCTTCAAGGAGTAGTTCATCGTGATCTAAAACCAGAG aattttctttttgtctctAAAGAAGAGGATGCTGTGATGAAAGTTATTGATTTTGGGCTATCTGATTTTGTTAGGCCAG ATCAACGCCTCAATGATATTGTTGGCAGTGCTTACTATGTTGCACCTGAAGTGCTCCATAGATCTTATAGTGTTGAAGGAGACTTATGGAGTATTGGGGTTATATCATACATATTGTTATGTGGAAGTAGACCATTTTGGGCACGCACGGAATCAGGAATTTTCCGATCTGTCTTAAGAGCAAATCCTAACTTTGATGATTCACCTTGGCCATCAATATCACCCGAAGCTAAAGACTTTGTGAAGAGACTTCTGAACAAGGACCACAGGAAAAGGATGACTGCTGCTCAAGCTTTAG CTCACCCATGGTTGAGAAACGAAAAAAATGCTATTCCTTTAGATATTTTGATATACAAGTTAGTAAAGTCATATGTGCGTGCCTCACCTTTGAGACGTGCAGCATTGAAG TCTCTCGCAAAAGCATTGAATGAAGACGAGCTAATATACCTTAGAGCGCAGTTTAACCTCTTGGAGCCTAAAGATGGCTGCATCTCACTTGAGAATTTTAGAGTT GCTCTCATGAAAAATACAACTGATGCCATGAAGGAGTCAAGGGTccctgaaattttaaatttg ATGGAGCCACTCTCCTATAAAAAATTGGACTTCAAAGAGTTTTGCGCTGCTGCAATCAGTGTGTACCAGCTTGAAGTTCATCAAGAATGGGATAGAATCGCTACCACAGCTTTCGAGTATTTTGAGGAAACAGGAAACCGAGTCATTTCAGTTGAGGAGTTGGCTCAG GAGATGAATTTGGGTCCATCAGCCTACTCTTCAATGGGTGATTGGATCAGAAAATCTGATGGAAAACTCAGCTTGGTCGGATATACAAAGTTTTTGCATGGTGTCACAATGCGTAGTTCAAATACAAGACACCGACAGCTAGTATAA
- the LOC106799002 gene encoding uncharacterized protein has product MLFTHALPLLISAFDLITATFISGLIILSVLSLCFIFHLRFKSKSITHLQGFNSLWTVRFLLVLFVFLWSITELLRLPFFRRKYLYPFTPSFSISQQADLCKVHIVLSLGFFEPAFLVTLLFLLNASIKTKTPKNNDKWAITSVLLTCLPFATLQALLIFFAPFENRVPAETSVVLNDGYGFETVLCAYPFLSSVLFAVFGVTYSTWFLFSCWRVLSLVINKGLRMRIYVLAWIVLVAIPLQIVALGFSVRWSPHQEVHGVVSLVGFLAVFCCATTGEGILVIKPISDALDAGGNYCVWTPQTRAWQLEETEPAGVVVRLEGG; this is encoded by the coding sequence ATGTTGTTCACGCATGCATTACCACTCCTCATCTCAGCTTTCGACCTCATCACCGCAACCTTCATCTCCGGGTTAATAATCCTCTCGGTTTTGTCCCTATGCTTCATCTTCCACCTTCGCTTCAAATCAAAATCCATCACACACTTACAAGGCTTCAACTCGCTCTGGACCGTACGGTTCCTCCTCGTGTTATTCGTATTCTTATGGTCCATCACCGAACTTCTCCGGTTACCTTTTTTTCGCCGAAAATATTTGTACCCTTTTACACCCTCCTTTAGCATATCCCAACAAGCCGACCTCTGCAAAGTCCACATCGTACTCTCCCTCGGATTCTTCGAACCCGCGTTCCTCGTAACGCTATTGTTTCTTCTCAATGCTTCGATCAAAACGAAGACACCGAAAAATAATGACAAGTGGGCCATCACGTCCGTGCTCCTCACGTGCCTCCCCTTTGCGACGCTCCAGGCATTGCTCATATTCTTTGCCCCTTTCGAGAACCGAGTGCCGGCTGAAACCTCGGTGGTTCTCAACGACGGCTACGGCTTCGAGACCGTGCTCTGCGCGTACCCTTTTCTGAGTAGTGTTCTTTTTGCTGTGTTTGGCGTTACGTACTCGACGTGGTTCTTGTTCTCGTGTTGGAGGGTTTTGTCGCTTGTCATCAACAAAGGCTTGAGGATGAGGATTTACGTGCTGGCTTGGATTGTGCTTGTTGCGATTCCGCTGCAGATTGTAGCGTTGGGGTTCAGCGTTCGGTGGAGCCCGCACCAGGAGGTTCACGGCGTCGTTTCGCTCGTGGGGTTCCTCGCGGTGTTTTGCTGCGCCACCACCGGGGAGGGCATTCTCGTCATTAAGCCTATTTCCGATGCGTTGGATGCTGGAGGAAATTATTGCGTGTGGACCCCGCAGACACGGGCGTGGCAACTTGAAGAAACCGAACCAGCTGGTGTGGTTGTTCGTTTGGAGGGAGGGTAA